In Ooceraea biroi isolate clonal line C1 chromosome 6, Obir_v5.4, whole genome shotgun sequence, the genomic stretch TGGCGCCACATAGCGGTCATGTGTGAACTAATACAGGATTACACGattgaagagagaaaaagcgtgtgacattattattaacaaaaagaaaaagcaaacTTCCGCGCAAATAGTTGGAAAATTTAAGGTAATCCTCAAAGCGGTAATTCCCAGATGATAACAGTATTTATCATTGATTTGCATTTGTAGTACAGGATAAGACAATTCTAACCTATGCATAATTTTGTAGgaatatatagttttataaaattgatttttagaTGACATCTCGCGCGAAAGTTCTCTTGAATTTTGTACGTTACTCGTCAAATCTGAGACGGAGGATCAAGTGGAAGGACGCAGAGGGTAATCCAGAGGGTGTAAAATACGGATACATTACATACTTTCCGAGGTATATGAGGTTATGTTGTAAAGTATTAGGTATGGTGTTTTAATCCTTCCAAGAGAAGACTCCGTTGTTCGAAATGCCCAAGGAGcggttttttatttattacatataagtaAACCGATATTTCCCAGAAATCCATTATCTGCTGAactcgaaatattaatattatttttatctttaataagTTGTGACGTCTTCAGTCAAGGAAGAACGAAAGGCGCTGttatctgaaacataaaaattttgtgacggaattattaaataattacttaaatgtattattttcaaaaattcggAAGGATTGAAGCAACAGAGATTTATATGATagcaaattttattctttcaatCGTTGGTTTGGACATTCCGATGTGCACTTGTAGGCATCCAAATGAAGTTGACCCAGCGTTTGAACCGAGCAaactgtttattataaaattggtGAAGCCTTTTAAGGGTAATCCGTGGTGGGAGAAGAATGTACTCAAACAGTTAGGTTTTGATAAGGAGGTAGTGCAAATTTCAGAGCATATAGTACGATTGATGTTTgacaaactttttatttacttaaGTGTCACTCTTGTAGAAAAGGGATCCAGTGATTTgtaaaaatacgccaagtttGTGCGCCATGCTTTGGAAGGTGAAACATTTGGTGGTGATCACGCCCATTACGTTACCTGATAACATGCCAACTGCGGATGATCTAAATAGCACGTATTTACATTTACACAATGGCAAGTTTAGTGCTATACCAAAAGTAGATCCTGTTCGTATAGAAGCTACGGAAAATTTCACGAAGAATCCGAAAAAGCTGGATGGTGAAGGTGTAGAAAACAAATTAAGATGGCAGTGGAATGTTGGACGTGCTATCTTTAGTAATTCATCGTAATGCAAATGAGTGTAAATGTTGATGACCATAGCAATAAAAATGGCATATAAGAatgaaaatgcaaaacttGAAATAATGTCTCAATAATTCCACAATATTTCGCTAaagtttttcttaaaaataacgt encodes the following:
- the LOC105285154 gene encoding 39S ribosomal protein L30, mitochondrial encodes the protein MTSRAKVLLNFVRYSSNLRRRIKWKDAEGNPEGVKYGYITYFPRHPNEVDPAFEPSKLFIIKLVKPFKGNPWWEKNVLKQLGFDKEKRDPVICKNTPSLCAMLWKVKHLVVITPITLPDNMPTADDLNSTYLHLHNGKFSAIPKVDPVRIEATENFTKNPKKLDGEGVENKLRWQWNVGRAIFSNSS